The following coding sequences lie in one Pseudomonas sp. B33.4 genomic window:
- the cobU gene encoding bifunctional adenosylcobinamide kinase/adenosylcobinamide-phosphate guanylyltransferase — translation MLQLILGGARSGKSRLAEKLASESNLAVTYIATSQPLDGEMSDRVAHHRARRPAEWALIEEPLELARVLRESASAKHCLLVDCLTLWLTNLLMLDDAERLAAEREALLDCLASLPGEIIFVSNETGMGVVPLGELTRRYVDEAGWLHQALAERCQRVVLTVAGLPLTLKGPAL, via the coding sequence ATGCTCCAACTGATCCTCGGCGGCGCCCGCTCCGGCAAAAGCCGCCTCGCGGAAAAACTCGCCAGCGAAAGCAATCTTGCGGTCACCTACATCGCCACCAGCCAGCCGCTCGATGGCGAGATGAGCGATCGCGTCGCCCATCATCGCGCCCGCCGTCCCGCCGAATGGGCGCTCATCGAAGAACCCCTGGAACTGGCCCGCGTCCTGCGCGAATCCGCCAGCGCCAAGCATTGCCTGCTGGTTGATTGCCTGACCCTGTGGCTGACCAATCTGTTGATGCTCGACGACGCCGAACGCCTCGCCGCCGAGCGCGAAGCCTTGCTCGACTGCCTGGCGTCTTTGCCGGGTGAAATCATTTTTGTCAGCAACGAGACCGGAATGGGTGTCGTGCCGCTGGGCGAATTGACTCGCCGCTACGTCGATGAAGCCGGTTGGCTGCATCAAGCTCTGGCCGAGCGCTGTCAGCGTGTTGTCCTGACCGTCGCCGGCCTGCCCCTGACTCTGAAAGGACCTGCGTTATGA
- a CDS encoding adenosylcobinamide-GDP ribazoletransferase, with translation MLPLWIALQFLSSLPIRLPGMPEPEQLGRSLLFYPLVGLLFGVILWALHLALSGAPLLLHAALLLTVWVLLSGALHLDGLADSADAWLGGFGDRERTLTIMKDPRSGPIAVVTLVLVLLLKFAALLALIEQGHGLALIIVPLLGRAALLGLFLTTPYVRAGGLGQALADHLPRKAGWWGLGVSALVCVLIAGFSAVVALVIAVVVFVWLRQVMMRRLGGTTGDTAGALLELLEMVVLVGLVLV, from the coding sequence ATGTTGCCGCTGTGGATCGCCCTGCAATTTCTCAGCAGCCTGCCGATTCGTTTGCCGGGGATGCCCGAGCCGGAGCAACTTGGGCGGTCGTTGCTGTTTTATCCGCTGGTGGGATTGCTGTTCGGCGTGATCCTGTGGGCGCTGCATCTCGCCTTGAGCGGCGCGCCGTTGTTGCTGCATGCGGCATTGCTGTTGACGGTTTGGGTGTTGCTCAGCGGTGCACTGCACCTGGATGGTCTGGCTGACAGCGCCGATGCCTGGCTCGGCGGTTTTGGTGATCGCGAGCGCACGCTGACGATCATGAAAGATCCGCGCAGCGGGCCGATTGCGGTGGTCACGCTGGTGTTGGTGTTGTTGCTCAAGTTCGCCGCGTTGCTGGCGTTGATCGAGCAGGGGCATGGTCTGGCGTTGATCATCGTGCCGTTGCTCGGGCGGGCGGCGTTGTTAGGGTTGTTTCTGACCACGCCATATGTACGCGCAGGCGGGTTGGGGCAGGCGCTGGCTGATCATTTGCCGCGCAAGGCCGGGTGGTGGGGGTTGGGCGTCAGTGCATTGGTCTGCGTGCTGATTGCCGGATTCAGTGCGGTCGTTGCGCTGGTAATTGCTGTCGTTGTGTTTGTCTGGCTACGGCAGGTGATGATGCGGCGGTTGGGCGGGACGACAGGCGATACGGCGGGGGCGTTGCTGGAATTGCTGGAGATGGTGGTGCTGGTGGGATTGGTTTTGGTCTAA
- a CDS encoding MFS transporter: MTSMWRTCGWVLVGSALILALSLGVRHGFGLFLSPMSAQFGWGREVFAFAIALQNLIWGLAQPFTGALADRFGAAKVVLIGGVLYALGLVCMGLSDSAVTLSLSAGLLIGIGLSGTSFSVILGVVGRAVPPEKRSMGMGIASAAGSFGQFAMLPGTLGLIGWLGWSAALLVLGLLVALIVPLVSMLKDKPLPVLGHEQTLSEALREACSHSGFWLLAFGFFVCGFQVVFIGVHLPAYLVDQHLPASVGTTVLALIGLFNIFGTYTAGWLGGRMSKPRLLTALYLLRAVVIVLFLWLPVTTTSAYLFGMAMGFLWLSTVPLTNGTVATLFGVRNLSMLGGIVFLFHQLGSFLGGWLGGVVYDRTGSYDLIWQVAILLSLLAAALNWPVRERPVARLQAAASAV; encoded by the coding sequence ATGACATCGATGTGGCGTACGTGCGGTTGGGTATTGGTGGGGAGTGCGCTGATCCTGGCGTTGTCATTGGGCGTGCGACACGGTTTTGGCTTGTTCCTGTCACCAATGAGCGCGCAGTTCGGCTGGGGGCGCGAGGTGTTTGCCTTCGCCATTGCCTTGCAGAACCTGATCTGGGGCCTGGCGCAACCGTTTACCGGTGCATTGGCTGACCGCTTCGGCGCGGCCAAAGTGGTGCTGATTGGTGGTGTGCTGTATGCGTTGGGCCTGGTGTGCATGGGCCTGTCGGACTCGGCGGTGACGCTGTCGTTGAGCGCTGGTCTGCTGATCGGTATCGGCCTGTCTGGCACTTCGTTTTCGGTGATCCTCGGCGTGGTGGGTCGTGCCGTGCCACCGGAAAAACGCAGCATGGGCATGGGCATTGCCAGCGCCGCCGGTTCGTTCGGCCAGTTCGCCATGTTGCCGGGCACGCTCGGGTTGATCGGCTGGCTCGGCTGGTCGGCAGCGCTGTTGGTGCTCGGCCTGCTGGTGGCGCTGATCGTGCCGCTGGTGAGCATGCTCAAGGACAAGCCGCTGCCGGTACTCGGTCATGAACAAACGCTGTCCGAGGCCCTGCGCGAAGCTTGCTCGCATTCCGGCTTCTGGTTGCTGGCGTTCGGTTTTTTCGTCTGCGGTTTTCAGGTGGTGTTCATCGGCGTGCACCTGCCGGCCTACCTGGTCGATCAGCATCTGCCCGCCAGTGTTGGCACTACGGTGCTGGCGTTGATCGGTCTGTTCAATATCTTCGGCACTTATACCGCCGGCTGGCTCGGCGGACGCATGTCCAAGCCGCGCTTGCTGACGGCGCTGTATCTGCTGCGCGCAGTGGTGATCGTGCTGTTCCTGTGGCTGCCGGTGACGACTACCTCGGCCTATCTGTTTGGCATGGCCATGGGTTTCCTGTGGCTGTCGACGGTGCCGTTGACCAACGGTACGGTGGCGACCTTGTTTGGCGTGCGCAATCTGTCCATGCTCGGTGGCATCGTGTTCCTGTTCCATCAGCTCGGCTCGTTCCTGGGCGGCTGGCTGGGCGGGGTGGTGTATGACCGAACCGGGAGTTACGACTTGATCTGGCAAGTGGCGATTCTTCTCAGCCTGCTGGCGGCCGCGCTGAACTGGCCGGTGCGCGAACGTCCGGTCGCACGTCTGCAAGCCGCTGCGAGCGCCGTATGA
- the rmuC gene encoding DNA recombination protein RmuC codes for MLEERLAMAQLAQDGLNAQLDASRDEIADLGQANAAKQADLAALRREVELLQIERDDARDASHAWNLERANKEAELRRLDAQAASLNAELREQQESHQQRLSDLQGSRDELRAQFAELAGKIFDEREQRFAETSQQRLGQLLDPLKERIQSFEKRVEESYQAEARERFSLVKELERLQALNLRLSDEATNLTRALKGQKTQGNWGELILERVLEHAGLEKGREYQTQVNLKGPDGERFQPDVIIYLPGDKQVVVDSKVSLTAYQQYVAADDDTLGQIAIKQHVLSLRNHVKGLAGKDYKRLEGLHSLDFVLLFVPIEAAFSAALQAEPALFQEAFDRNIVIVSPTTLLATLRVIDSLWKQERQSQNAREIAERAGWLYDKFVLFIQDLDEVGNRLQQLDKAYSSARNKLTEGRGNLVSRSEQLKLLGARASKSLPADLLERAMTDVDGLVELPE; via the coding sequence TTGCTCGAAGAACGGCTGGCCATGGCGCAACTGGCACAGGACGGACTCAACGCACAGCTCGACGCCAGCCGCGATGAAATCGCCGATCTTGGCCAGGCCAACGCCGCCAAACAGGCTGACCTGGCGGCGCTGCGCCGGGAAGTCGAACTGCTGCAGATCGAACGTGATGACGCCCGCGATGCCTCTCACGCCTGGAACCTCGAACGCGCGAACAAGGAAGCCGAGCTGCGCCGCCTCGACGCCCAGGCCGCGTCGCTGAACGCCGAACTGCGTGAGCAGCAGGAAAGCCACCAGCAACGCCTCAGCGACCTGCAAGGCTCACGCGATGAACTGCGTGCGCAGTTTGCCGAACTGGCCGGCAAGATCTTCGATGAGCGCGAGCAGCGTTTTGCCGAGACCAGCCAGCAACGGCTTGGTCAGTTGCTCGATCCGCTCAAGGAGCGCATTCAATCGTTTGAAAAACGCGTGGAAGAAAGTTATCAGGCCGAGGCCCGCGAGCGCTTCTCGCTGGTCAAGGAGCTGGAGCGTTTGCAGGCGCTCAATCTGCGGCTGAGCGACGAGGCCACCAACCTGACCCGTGCTCTCAAAGGTCAAAAAACCCAGGGCAACTGGGGTGAGCTGATTCTCGAGCGGGTGCTCGAACACGCCGGTCTGGAGAAGGGCCGCGAGTATCAGACCCAGGTCAACCTCAAAGGCCCGGACGGCGAGCGCTTTCAGCCTGACGTGATCATTTACCTGCCTGGCGACAAGCAAGTGGTGGTGGACTCCAAGGTGAGTCTCACCGCGTATCAGCAATACGTGGCTGCCGACGACGACACCCTCGGGCAGATCGCGATCAAGCAACACGTCCTGTCACTGCGCAATCACGTCAAAGGTCTGGCCGGCAAGGATTACAAACGTCTGGAAGGCCTGCACAGCCTCGATTTCGTTTTGCTGTTCGTGCCGATCGAGGCGGCGTTTTCGGCGGCATTGCAGGCTGAGCCAGCGCTGTTTCAGGAAGCCTTCGACCGCAACATCGTCATCGTCAGCCCGACCACCTTGCTGGCGACTTTGCGCGTGATCGACAGTCTCTGGAAGCAGGAGCGCCAGAGTCAGAACGCCCGGGAAATCGCCGAGCGCGCCGGCTGGCTGTACGACAAGTTCGTGCTGTTCATTCAGGATCTGGACGAGGTCGGCAATCGTCTGCAACAGCTGGATAAAGCCTACAGTTCAGCGCGCAACAAGCTGACCGAGGGGCGCGGCAATCTGGTCAGTCGCAGTGAGCAGCTCAAATTGCTCGGCGCGCGGGCGAGCAAGAGTTTGCCGGCGGATTTG
- a CDS encoding glutathione peroxidase, whose amino-acid sequence MLMRWCAVPALLMALTGLAQAADCPELLQGSLPKLRAKDSIDLCKQYADKPLVVVNTASFCGFAPQFEGLEALHKRYEGQGLEMLGVPSNDFKQESKDSAETAKVCYANYGVTFAMTEPQKVRGDDATHLFQVLAAQSSAPKWNFYKYVVDRQGKVIANFSSLTKPDDPEFIAAIEKAIASKPLKP is encoded by the coding sequence ATGCTGATGCGCTGGTGTGCTGTTCCCGCGTTGCTGATGGCGCTGACCGGTTTGGCCCAGGCCGCTGACTGTCCCGAATTGCTGCAAGGCTCGCTGCCCAAGCTGCGAGCCAAGGACTCCATCGATCTGTGCAAACAGTACGCCGACAAGCCGTTGGTGGTGGTCAATACCGCCAGCTTCTGCGGATTCGCGCCGCAGTTCGAAGGCCTCGAGGCGCTGCATAAGCGTTACGAAGGTCAAGGGCTGGAAATGCTCGGTGTGCCTTCCAATGACTTCAAGCAGGAGTCCAAGGACAGCGCCGAGACCGCCAAGGTCTGTTACGCCAATTACGGCGTGACGTTCGCCATGACCGAGCCGCAGAAGGTTCGTGGTGATGACGCGACGCATCTGTTTCAGGTGCTGGCGGCACAGAGCAGCGCACCGAAGTGGAATTTCTACAAATATGTGGTCGATCGCCAAGGCAAGGTCATCGCCAATTTCTCCAGCCTGACCAAACCGGATGATCCGGAGTTTATTGCCGCGATCGAAAAGGCGATCGCCTCGAAACCCCTGAAGCCCTGA
- a CDS encoding sel1 repeat family protein, translated as MKFRSVSDSVTSQPSPVTPPKRFSVRVAEWLLDSPRLSDSHNAKHLAGRLLKQPAREGVVAAQSRLGQLMCRECGNARDRRIGQDLLRQAARAGDRRAQQELGLLED; from the coding sequence ATGAAGTTTCGCTCAGTATCAGACTCTGTTACCTCACAACCTTCTCCTGTTACCCCGCCCAAGCGATTTTCCGTTCGCGTTGCTGAGTGGCTGCTCGACAGCCCGCGCCTGAGCGACAGTCATAATGCCAAACACCTCGCTGGCCGCCTGCTCAAGCAACCGGCACGCGAGGGTGTGGTGGCTGCGCAAAGCCGTCTTGGTCAATTGATGTGCCGCGAGTGCGGTAACGCCCGTGACCGGCGCATCGGTCAGGATCTGCTGCGTCAGGCCGCCCGTGCCGGCGACCGTCGCGCGCAGCAAGAGCTCGGTCTGCTCGAAGACTGA
- a CDS encoding OmpP1/FadL family transporter: MKKVMLKTTLSLAVTMASTQIFAAGFAINEHSISGMGTGYAGRSSSADDASTVYGNPAGMSRLKREQVTGGVAFLDAKTDISDASSSPNRGSNKGDMVPFTSVPMGFYVKPIDDHWAFGLGVYVPFGLITDYENNFAGRYFGSKSEVQVITFQPTVSYAFNDKVSIGFGPTINRIDGTLESNLSISPAFPDGKVKIKGDDTALGYNIGVLVQATDTTRVGLTYHSKVDYKLEGNTKVNYGVLGAIGLGANQKYDASLKITTPESVDLSVTQAINDRWNVYAGTTWTRWSQLEKITVKNSGVQPLLAGQFGEITEDQNWHDSWAYAVGTSYQLNKEWVLRTGLTFDQSPTNNVDRSPRIPTGDRTIFSIGAGWSPTEDLTIDVAYSYLKEESVKIRNENNRGQTYDAKYENSANGFGVGATYRF, translated from the coding sequence ATGAAAAAAGTCATGCTCAAAACCACCCTTAGCCTCGCCGTTACCATGGCATCCACCCAGATCTTCGCAGCTGGCTTTGCCATCAACGAACACAGTATCAGCGGGATGGGCACTGGTTACGCTGGGCGATCTTCTTCTGCCGACGACGCAAGCACTGTTTATGGCAACCCTGCCGGCATGTCGCGCCTCAAGCGCGAACAAGTGACTGGCGGTGTTGCATTCCTCGATGCAAAAACCGATATCAGCGACGCCAGCTCCAGCCCTAACCGTGGCAGCAACAAAGGCGACATGGTGCCCTTCACCTCCGTACCTATGGGCTTCTACGTCAAACCAATCGATGATCATTGGGCATTCGGCCTCGGCGTCTACGTGCCGTTCGGCCTGATTACCGACTACGAAAACAACTTTGCCGGCCGCTACTTCGGCAGCAAGTCCGAAGTACAAGTCATCACTTTCCAGCCAACTGTCAGCTACGCCTTCAACGACAAGGTGTCGATCGGTTTCGGTCCGACCATCAACCGCATCGACGGCACGCTGGAATCCAACCTGTCGATCTCTCCGGCGTTCCCGGACGGCAAGGTCAAGATCAAGGGTGACGACACCGCACTGGGCTACAACATCGGCGTGCTGGTACAAGCCACTGACACCACTCGCGTGGGTCTGACTTACCACTCGAAAGTCGACTACAAGCTCGAAGGCAACACCAAGGTCAACTATGGCGTGCTGGGTGCAATCGGTCTGGGCGCCAACCAGAAGTACGACGCATCGCTGAAGATCACTACACCTGAATCGGTCGACCTCTCGGTTACCCAGGCGATCAACGACCGCTGGAACGTGTATGCCGGTACCACCTGGACCCGCTGGAGCCAGCTGGAAAAAATCACCGTCAAGAACTCCGGTGTGCAGCCATTGCTGGCCGGTCAGTTCGGTGAAATCACCGAAGACCAGAACTGGCACGACTCCTGGGCTTACGCCGTGGGTACTTCGTACCAGTTGAACAAGGAATGGGTACTGCGTACCGGTCTGACCTTCGACCAGTCGCCGACCAACAACGTTGACCGCTCGCCACGCATTCCTACCGGCGACCGGACCATCTTCAGCATCGGTGCCGGCTGGAGCCCGACCGAAGACCTGACCATCGACGTTGCTTACTCGTACCTGAAGGAAGAGTCGGTCAAGATCCGCAACGAAAACAACCGTGGCCAGACCTACGATGCCAAGTATGAAAACTCGGCAAACGGTTTCGGTGTCGGCGCGACCTACCGCTTCTGA
- a CDS encoding MarR family winged helix-turn-helix transcriptional regulator — protein MLPSQCLCTNLRRAARGVSRHYDGALDGFGINVAQYSLLCNLQRLDQPSISELAEAMGLDRSTLGRNLRVLEGEGLVALAEGEDMRNRIVKLTESGVQRLAAALPAWEAAQQRLIDRLGAEKRETLLRLLDELA, from the coding sequence ATGCTTCCTTCTCAGTGTTTGTGCACCAACCTGCGTCGCGCCGCTCGTGGCGTCAGCAGGCATTACGACGGCGCTCTCGACGGCTTCGGGATCAACGTTGCCCAGTATTCTTTGCTGTGCAACCTGCAGCGTCTCGATCAACCAAGCATCTCGGAACTCGCCGAAGCCATGGGCCTGGATCGCAGCACCCTCGGGCGCAACTTGCGGGTGCTGGAAGGCGAGGGTCTGGTGGCGTTGGCCGAGGGCGAGGACATGCGTAACCGCATCGTCAAACTCACCGAAAGCGGCGTGCAACGCCTGGCAGCGGCACTGCCGGCCTGGGAAGCGGCGCAACAGCGGTTGATCGACAGGCTGGGTGCCGAAAAGCGCGAAACCTTGCTCAGATTGCTGGATGAACTGGCCTGA
- the cobT gene encoding nicotinate-nucleotide--dimethylbenzimidazole phosphoribosyltransferase: MTQTWWLNPCKPVDLNVVEQATARQQQLTKPAGSLGRLESVAVQLAGLQGQVKPTLSQVWIAIFAGDHGVVAEGVSAFPQEVTGQMLLNFVSGGAAISVLARQLGAQLEVVDLGTVNPALNLPGVRHLNIGAGTANFVEGAAMTQTQGDLALQAGRDSLLRAKAAGAQLFIGGEMGIGNTTAASALACALLDCPVAHLTGPGTGLNAEGVSHKAQVIERALALHAAQRGDALQTLFNLGGFEIAALVGAYLAAAQEGVAVLVDGFICTVAALVAVRLNPSCREWLLFGHRGAEPGHRHVLETLQAEPLLELGLRLGEGSGAALAVPLLRLACDLHGQMATFAEAAVADRPA, from the coding sequence ATGACTCAAACCTGGTGGCTGAACCCGTGCAAACCGGTCGATCTCAACGTCGTTGAACAAGCGACGGCACGGCAGCAGCAACTGACCAAACCGGCGGGTTCGCTGGGGCGTCTGGAATCGGTGGCAGTGCAACTGGCCGGTCTGCAAGGCCAGGTCAAACCGACGCTCTCGCAAGTATGGATCGCGATTTTTGCCGGTGATCACGGCGTGGTCGCAGAAGGTGTTTCGGCGTTCCCGCAGGAAGTCACCGGGCAGATGCTGCTCAACTTTGTCAGCGGCGGCGCGGCGATCAGTGTGTTGGCGCGTCAGCTTGGCGCGCAACTGGAAGTGGTCGATCTGGGCACCGTGAATCCCGCGCTGAACCTGCCGGGTGTGCGTCATTTGAACATCGGCGCGGGCACGGCGAACTTCGTCGAGGGTGCGGCGATGACTCAAACCCAGGGCGATCTGGCGTTGCAGGCTGGTCGCGACAGTTTGTTGCGGGCTAAAGCGGCGGGTGCGCAGTTGTTCATCGGTGGCGAAATGGGCATCGGCAACACCACGGCCGCCAGTGCGCTGGCCTGTGCCTTGCTCGATTGCCCGGTGGCGCACCTGACTGGCCCCGGTACCGGGTTGAATGCCGAAGGCGTCAGCCATAAAGCACAAGTGATCGAGCGCGCATTGGCATTGCATGCTGCGCAGCGTGGCGATGCGTTGCAAACGCTGTTCAATCTCGGCGGTTTTGAAATCGCGGCGTTGGTCGGTGCGTATCTGGCGGCGGCGCAAGAAGGCGTTGCGGTGCTGGTCGACGGCTTTATCTGTACGGTCGCCGCGCTGGTCGCGGTGCGTTTGAATCCGTCTTGTCGCGAGTGGTTGTTGTTCGGTCATCGCGGTGCCGAACCGGGTCATCGTCATGTACTGGAAACCTTGCAGGCTGAACCATTGCTGGAACTCGGTCTGCGCCTGGGTGAGGGTAGTGGTGCCGCGTTGGCGGTGCCGCTGTTACGTCTGGCCTGCGATCTGCACGGGCAAATGGCGACGTTCGCTGAAGCAGCGGTGGCGGATCGGCCGGCATGA
- the cobC gene encoding alpha-ribazole phosphatase family protein: MTLRLDLLRHGETELGGGLRGSLDDALTENGWVQMRAAVVEGGPWDRIVSSPLQRCARFAAELGEQLSLSVHLDKDLQELHFGAWEGQSAAALMETDAEALGLFWADPYSFTPPQGEPVSEFAARVLAAVARLHSAYAGERVLLISHGGVMRLLLAQARGLPREQLLNVEVAHGALFALTVEPDGSLKEGH, encoded by the coding sequence ATGACCCTGCGCCTGGATCTGCTACGCCATGGCGAGACTGAATTGGGCGGTGGTTTGCGTGGCAGCCTCGATGATGCGCTGACCGAAAACGGCTGGGTGCAGATGCGTGCGGCGGTGGTCGAGGGCGGGCCGTGGGATCGGATCGTCAGTTCGCCGTTGCAACGCTGTGCGCGGTTTGCCGCCGAACTGGGTGAGCAACTGAGTCTGTCCGTGCATCTGGACAAGGATCTGCAGGAGCTGCATTTCGGTGCGTGGGAAGGGCAGAGCGCGGCAGCGTTGATGGAGACCGATGCTGAAGCGCTGGGGTTGTTCTGGGCCGATCCGTATTCCTTCACTCCACCGCAGGGTGAGCCGGTCAGCGAGTTCGCGGCGCGGGTGCTGGCGGCTGTTGCGCGCCTGCACAGCGCCTACGCGGGTGAGCGGGTTCTGCTGATCAGTCACGGCGGGGTAATGCGCCTGTTGCTGGCGCAAGCACGGGGGTTGCCGCGCGAACAACTGCTCAATGTCGAAGTCGCTCACGGCGCGTTGTTTGCGCTGACGGTTGAGCCCGATGGTTCGCTCAAGGAAGGTCACTGA